The Bacteroidales bacterium sequence GATGAATGCATTGTTTATCGGATTCTTATTTTCTTTGTTGTTGTTGCCGAAATTCACAAGAGAAACACTCAGTGACTGGATCGGAAAAGGCATTCAATCAGCCGGGCCCATTATTATCATTACGGGAGCCGGCGCTGCTTTTGGAAATGTATTGCAAGCGACACAAATTGGAGAGAATCTGGGGCAGGCATTATCGGATTACCATCTGGGAATATTTTTGCCCTTCATCATTGCCGCAGCGTTAAAAACAGCCCAGGGATCCTCCACGGTCGCCCTGGTAACAGCTTCCGCACTGGTGGCACCCTTGCTGCCCGGCCTGGGCCTGGAATCATCACTGGGGAGAACACTGGCGGTAATGGCAGTTGGCGCAGGAGCCATGACGGTGAGCCATGCCAACGACAGCTTTTTCTGGGTGGTGAATCAGTTCAGCAAGATGGACGTAGCCACCTCCTACAAAACCTTCACAATAGCCACCCTGGTACAGGGGATACTTACACTGGCAGTTATCTATCTGCTTTATCTGGTGCTGATCTAAATGCTAATACATATTAACCTGACCCAGATAAATTCTAAATCCTAAATTCTAAATTCTAAATCCTAAATTCTAAATCCTAAATTCTACATCCTAAATTCTACAGTCTGAATCCTAAATTCTAATGATCCAATATTTTGATAACCAAAACAGGAGCCCGGTATAAAAAGGTATATTTCCGCCAAGAAAATCAAGAGTACAATACGAAATTTTATGAGCTCATGCAGCACTTGCAATTCAAATTTCGTCCATATTAATAAAGCGGTTATCTTACAAAAAAGCTTATCTTTATAAGCAGCAGCATAAAAAATAAACCGTCTTTAACATGCAAACGGATAAACAACAAGCCCTATACAAGAACATTCATCAGGATGTGATTGACAGGTGCAGAAAGGGGGAACAGAAAGCACAGTTCCAGATATATAAATTGTATTATAAAGCCATGTTTAATACAAGCTTCCGGATAGTAAACGACCGGATGGAGGCGGAAGACATCATGCAGGAAGCTTTTCTGAAAGCGTTTGACAAGATCCACACCTACAGCGGAAAAGTAAGCTTCGGAGCATGGCTGAAGCGGATTGTCATCAATCATTCACTGGATGAATTAAAAAAAAAGAAAATAGAACTTGATTCGCTGGAAGACAGTGTATATAATCCTGAAGAAGAAGAAAAAGCAGAGGAGGAAGAAGAGGAAACAGAGATATGGAATAAGGTAGAGGAGATCCGGGAGGCCATCAACGGACTGCCAGATGGATACCGAATCGTATTGTCTCTTTATCTGCTTGAGGGATTTGACCACGAGGAAATAGCAGAAATTTTAAACATGACAAGTTCCACATCCAGATCCCAATATACAAGGGCTAAAAATAAACTCAGAGAAGAACTGGCAAAAAACCGAAACAAAAAATGAAGCATCTTGAAGACATAATACGCTCCCACAGAAGTGAATTTGATGATATGGAGCCCCCGGAAGGCCATTTTGAAAGATTTGACCAAAAGCTCCGAACATACAACCGACGCAAGCGGTTGTTCAACTGGAACGTTATATTGAAAGCTGCTGTTGTTGCTGTGCTGGTAGTGCTCTCAGGACTATGGGTCTCCGACCGGATCAGTGAGCAGCAAACCCCGGAAAGCCTGGCGCTGGAAAAGGTCTCACCGGAAGTCAAAGAAGCGCATTTCTATTACTCTTCGCTGATGGAGAAAAAGTATGAACAGATCAAACAGTTTGACTTCAGGGATGAAGAACAAAAAGAAATGCTGTTGAATGAGCTTCAGGATATGAATTCCATCTATGTTAACATAAAGGAAGATCTGAGGACGAATCCCAACGACCCCCGGGTGATTAATGCCCTGATCAGGCATTATCAAATGAAGCTGGAGGTTATGAATCAAATTCTGGATCAGCTCCAGAGCATTAATGAACAAACAAAATCAAAGGAAAAAAAAGATGAAAGCTATGAAACTACTGAAACTTAAACATGCGACCCTCCTGGTTCTTGCTGTATTTTTCAGCGTAAACCTACAGGCCGCAAAGGATGAATATTCCAAAAATAAACACAAGGAATATGATGTAAACGAAAAAACCCTTCTCGTTTTATCGAATAAATA is a genomic window containing:
- a CDS encoding sigma-70 family RNA polymerase sigma factor, whose protein sequence is MQTDKQQALYKNIHQDVIDRCRKGEQKAQFQIYKLYYKAMFNTSFRIVNDRMEAEDIMQEAFLKAFDKIHTYSGKVSFGAWLKRIVINHSLDELKKKKIELDSLEDSVYNPEEEEKAEEEEEETEIWNKVEEIREAINGLPDGYRIVLSLYLLEGFDHEEIAEILNMTSSTSRSQYTRAKNKLREELAKNRNKK